A region from the Haladaptatus sp. R4 genome encodes:
- a CDS encoding GNAT family N-acetyltransferase has translation MPGARITAGERVTLRTLEKEDLPFLQRAYTNPEIRYPLGTPLKNRDQLETWTEDEGTDQFLVCLDGEDEGDEDTRPIGAVFVEDASWRRPELVYWLIPDVQGNGYGKEAVSLVIDYIFRVYDTPAVGAGAYAFNDASLGLLESLGFEEEGRIRMDRFVDGRYVDRIVCGLLREEWRERTE, from the coding sequence ATGCCCGGTGCACGAATCACGGCAGGAGAGCGAGTCACGCTCCGAACGCTCGAAAAAGAAGATCTCCCGTTTCTCCAGCGGGCATACACCAACCCCGAGATACGCTATCCGCTCGGCACGCCGCTCAAGAACCGAGATCAACTCGAAACGTGGACCGAAGACGAGGGGACCGACCAGTTCCTCGTCTGTCTCGACGGCGAGGACGAAGGCGATGAGGACACGCGACCCATCGGTGCCGTGTTCGTCGAGGATGCGAGTTGGCGGCGACCCGAACTCGTCTACTGGTTGATTCCGGACGTTCAGGGCAACGGATACGGAAAGGAAGCCGTTTCCCTCGTCATCGACTACATCTTCCGCGTGTACGACACTCCCGCCGTGGGTGCCGGAGCCTACGCGTTCAACGACGCCTCGCTCGGTCTGCTCGAATCCCTCGGTTTCGAGGAGGAGGGACGAATTCGTATGGATCGGTTCGTCGACGGTCGGTACGTCGATCGGATCGTGTGCGGTCTGCTCCGGGAGGAATGGCGCGAGCGAACCGAATAG
- a CDS encoding DUF4112 domain-containing protein, which translates to MSNSDLENEFDFDGELPPTVDRAAIDRMRTIAHVFDDFMRIPFTDMRVGLDPILGAIPVVGDVISAGLSLYIVLEAARLGVSFTTLLRMIANVSIDVVGGSVPVVGGIIDAVWKANKRNVELVLEDLANDPLDDDFDGETEVVEIEIE; encoded by the coding sequence ATGAGCAACTCCGATCTGGAGAACGAGTTCGATTTCGACGGCGAGTTGCCGCCGACGGTCGACCGCGCGGCGATCGACCGAATGCGAACGATTGCGCACGTCTTCGACGACTTCATGCGAATTCCGTTCACCGACATGCGCGTCGGTCTCGACCCCATCCTCGGCGCTATTCCGGTCGTCGGCGACGTCATCAGCGCCGGGCTTTCGCTGTACATCGTCCTCGAAGCGGCCCGGTTGGGTGTCTCGTTCACCACCCTCCTCCGGATGATAGCGAACGTGAGCATCGACGTCGTCGGCGGTTCGGTGCCGGTCGTCGGCGGCATCATCGACGCCGTCTGGAAGGCCAACAAACGCAACGTCGAACTGGTGCTGGAGGACCTCGCCAACGACCCGCTGGACGACGATTTCGACGGCGAAACCGAGGTCGTCGAAATCGAGATCGAGTAA
- a CDS encoding cysteine hydrolase family protein, whose translation MTDALLVIDMLNDFVTGKIAAERAEHIIPELDRLIAAARETGVPVVYVNDAHRPEDFELDVWGEHAMRGTEGAEVIPELEPGPDDHLFEKRTYDAFYGTGLDEHLRSLGVSRVILTGLHTNMCIRHASAGALFRGYHIAVPEDCVEAFSEEAHRGGLEYLQDVYNAEITSADELIEGWRAAALAEQASG comes from the coding sequence ATGACCGACGCACTGCTAGTCATCGACATGCTGAACGACTTCGTGACCGGAAAAATCGCGGCCGAGCGCGCCGAGCACATCATCCCGGAACTCGACCGACTCATCGCCGCCGCGCGCGAAACCGGGGTTCCGGTCGTCTACGTGAACGACGCCCACCGACCGGAGGACTTCGAGTTGGACGTGTGGGGCGAACACGCCATGCGCGGAACCGAGGGCGCGGAAGTGATTCCCGAACTCGAACCCGGCCCGGACGACCACCTCTTCGAGAAGCGAACGTACGACGCGTTTTACGGGACGGGGCTGGACGAACACCTCCGGAGTCTGGGCGTCTCCCGCGTGATTCTGACCGGCCTCCACACGAACATGTGCATCCGGCACGCCTCCGCTGGGGCGCTCTTCCGCGGCTACCACATCGCCGTCCCGGAGGACTGCGTTGAGGCGTTCAGCGAGGAGGCCCACCGTGGCGGGTTGGAGTACCTGCAGGACGTGTACAACGCGGAGATAACGAGCGCGGACGAACTCATCGAGGGATGGCGGGCGGCCGCTCTGGCCGAACAGGCGAGCGGGTAA
- a CDS encoding SDR family oxidoreductase, giving the protein MSTKPDLRNQVALVTGGTSGIGRETALKLAEYGASVAIVGRNRKRGRKVAKEIEARNGDGWAELYVGDLASKDNVRNLAAEFEDRHDRLDLLVNNAGTFRHQRSETVDGIEATFAINHLAPFLLTHLLIDLLVESAPARVVTTTSELHENGTIDFADLERERDYEDMAAYSQSKLANVLFTDELARRLDGTGVTATTANPGFVPETAFTREASIRGRLTLGLFSILPLPFTKSVEEGAETVIRAAASPEYDGVTGEYFSDGDVAESSDESHDAEVRKRLWDVSAGFVGISPDSLDF; this is encoded by the coding sequence ATGTCCACAAAACCCGACCTCAGAAATCAAGTGGCCCTCGTCACCGGCGGCACCAGCGGCATCGGCCGCGAGACCGCACTCAAACTCGCCGAGTACGGTGCCTCGGTCGCCATCGTCGGCAGGAATCGCAAACGCGGCCGCAAAGTCGCAAAGGAAATCGAGGCCCGGAACGGCGACGGTTGGGCCGAACTGTACGTCGGGGACCTCGCGTCCAAAGACAACGTCCGGAATCTCGCAGCGGAGTTCGAGGACCGCCACGACCGACTCGATTTGCTGGTCAACAACGCGGGGACGTTCCGCCATCAGCGAAGCGAGACCGTGGACGGCATCGAAGCCACGTTCGCCATCAACCACCTCGCTCCCTTCTTGCTCACGCATCTGCTGATCGATCTGTTGGTCGAGAGCGCGCCCGCCCGCGTCGTCACGACGACCTCGGAACTGCACGAGAACGGGACCATCGACTTCGCCGATTTGGAGCGCGAGCGCGATTACGAGGACATGGCGGCCTACAGCCAGTCCAAACTGGCGAACGTCCTCTTCACCGACGAACTGGCGCGACGACTGGACGGAACCGGCGTGACCGCAACCACGGCCAACCCCGGATTCGTGCCCGAAACCGCGTTCACGCGCGAGGCGTCGATTCGCGGACGACTGACGCTCGGCCTGTTCTCGATCCTTCCCCTGCCGTTCACGAAGAGCGTCGAGGAGGGTGCCGAAACCGTCATCCGCGCCGCCGCGTCGCCCGAGTACGACGGCGTGACGGGCGAGTACTTCAGCGACGGCGACGTCGCCGAATCCTCCGACGAATCACACGATGCGGAGGTGCGAAAGCGGCTGTGGGACGTGAGCGCCGGATTCGTCGGCATTTCGCCGGATTCGCTCGACTTCTGA
- a CDS encoding DUF2270 domain-containing protein: MGEPNDEFNPEEPDARDVAAEVAEERSEFMSLMPHYYRGEVSQMSTRLDRLDLTIDWAIAVIVAMLALSFQSTGSPPYFLLIGMFALVMFLLFDVRRYRTYDATRSRVRMIEENVFANAFDPKGSVHRDWRQKLGHDLRTPTLKVSVWEALSRRLKHIYFPLETVLVVAWLFRITAFVPKETPVETAAVPGISGEFVIVGVLCFYVATALLTFWPTTREAKGEFHGEKPGEWKVEK; this comes from the coding sequence ATGGGGGAGCCAAACGACGAGTTTAATCCTGAAGAACCGGATGCCCGCGACGTCGCCGCGGAAGTGGCCGAGGAGCGCTCCGAGTTCATGTCGCTGATGCCGCACTACTACCGGGGCGAGGTATCGCAGATGTCCACACGGTTGGACAGGTTGGATCTCACCATCGATTGGGCCATCGCGGTCATCGTGGCGATGCTGGCGCTGTCGTTCCAGAGCACGGGCAGTCCGCCGTACTTCCTGTTGATCGGAATGTTCGCGCTGGTGATGTTCCTGTTGTTCGACGTGCGGCGGTATCGCACCTACGACGCGACGCGGTCACGGGTGCGGATGATCGAGGAGAACGTGTTCGCCAACGCGTTCGATCCAAAGGGGTCGGTTCACCGCGATTGGCGGCAAAAACTCGGTCACGACCTTCGGACGCCGACGCTGAAGGTTTCGGTGTGGGAGGCGCTGTCCCGCCGACTCAAACACATCTACTTCCCGCTGGAGACGGTGCTGGTCGTGGCGTGGCTGTTCCGTATCACGGCCTTCGTGCCGAAGGAGACGCCGGTCGAAACCGCCGCCGTTCCGGGGATTTCGGGGGAGTTCGTCATCGTCGGCGTGCTCTGTTTCTACGTCGCCACTGCCCTCCTGACGTTCTGGCCGACGACGCGGGAAGCCAAGGGCGAGTTCCACGGCGAGAAACCCGGCGAGTGGAAGGTCGAAAAGTAA
- a CDS encoding bacterio-opsin activator domain-containing protein, protein MSFTKSVEQYAIFQLDPDGTVVSWNRGAQNLKGYRETDIVGEHFSVFYPEAARAVNWPDRELELAVENGSFEDEGWRVRNDGTRFWAHVNITARFDDEGSLKGFTKVTRDLTERREHELHLRAFRKAIEQSRHSIYFTNRDGTIEYVNPAFEVITGYTAEEAIGEDPRFLKADDTTADFYRDLQRTIHGGDVWIGEVVNRRKSGETYTVHQTTAPIKNAENSIERFVTINTDVSERKERERTLRRQRNELERHHQITESLRSLNRVLTRASTRNEAEQLVCDRLASSEAYRFAWIANNGPGNEIVPHTWAGIEDERLSDVTITTDDSDLEHSPAGRALQSGTVHAVQDILSDPTYERWHERAVQCGYRSSAAVPLVYRDTVYGVLVLCSSRQFAFDEHEQLLLQEVGERIGHTIHAAENQRLLHADTVVELEFRCTDPNAVFVDVSERLDCSLSISKLTPTADGAFVSYLEVTDTPPTSVCEHLGRNPSIDDARVLREQGSSGTIECLLSGNSPLLTLTEYGATIRTVEVERGGATLVAEVAPEADTRGIIEGLRREFPATEFRSKQSTDRSRGNVGTAENLDDRLTDRQWEILEVAYHAGYFNSPRDVTGEELAATLGISSATFYQHIRKGTRKVLAELVTGSDASP, encoded by the coding sequence ATGTCGTTTACCAAGTCAGTCGAACAGTACGCTATCTTCCAGCTCGATCCGGACGGCACCGTCGTCAGTTGGAATCGCGGTGCGCAGAACCTCAAAGGGTATCGGGAGACCGACATCGTCGGCGAGCATTTTTCGGTATTCTATCCCGAGGCTGCCAGAGCGGTGAACTGGCCGGACAGGGAACTCGAATTGGCGGTCGAGAACGGTAGCTTCGAGGACGAGGGATGGCGTGTTCGGAACGACGGCACTCGTTTCTGGGCCCACGTCAACATCACTGCCCGCTTCGACGACGAAGGATCACTCAAGGGTTTCACGAAGGTGACGCGGGACCTCACCGAACGCCGTGAGCACGAACTCCACTTGCGTGCCTTTCGGAAGGCGATCGAACAGTCGAGGCACTCGATCTATTTCACGAACAGGGACGGCACGATCGAGTACGTCAATCCCGCGTTTGAGGTTATCACGGGCTACACCGCCGAGGAAGCTATCGGCGAGGACCCCCGATTCCTGAAGGCCGACGATACCACCGCCGACTTCTACAGGGACCTCCAGCGGACGATTCATGGAGGGGACGTTTGGATCGGCGAAGTCGTTAATCGGCGAAAGTCGGGCGAAACCTATACCGTTCACCAGACGACAGCACCGATCAAAAACGCCGAAAACAGCATCGAACGCTTCGTCACCATCAACACCGACGTCTCGGAACGCAAAGAACGTGAACGAACGCTTCGTCGGCAGCGCAACGAACTCGAACGACACCATCAGATCACCGAAAGCCTCCGTTCGTTAAATCGGGTCCTGACACGGGCATCGACCCGAAATGAAGCCGAACAGTTGGTCTGTGATCGCCTCGCCAGTTCCGAAGCGTACCGCTTCGCCTGGATCGCCAACAACGGTCCCGGGAACGAAATCGTGCCACATACCTGGGCGGGTATCGAGGACGAACGACTCTCGGACGTCACGATTACGACCGACGATAGCGACCTTGAACACAGTCCCGCCGGTCGGGCGCTCCAGTCCGGGACCGTCCACGCCGTCCAGGACATTCTCTCCGATCCGACGTACGAGCGGTGGCACGAACGCGCGGTTCAGTGTGGCTATCGGAGTTCGGCGGCCGTTCCGCTGGTGTACCGGGACACCGTCTACGGTGTCTTGGTGTTGTGTTCGAGCCGTCAGTTTGCGTTCGACGAGCACGAGCAACTCCTCCTTCAGGAGGTCGGCGAGCGTATCGGTCATACGATTCACGCCGCCGAAAACCAGCGACTCCTCCATGCTGATACGGTCGTCGAACTCGAATTTCGGTGTACGGATCCGAACGCCGTCTTCGTCGATGTCTCCGAGCGGTTAGACTGTTCGCTCTCCATATCCAAGTTAACGCCGACGGCTGACGGTGCCTTCGTCTCGTATCTCGAAGTGACCGACACGCCGCCGACTAGCGTATGCGAGCATCTCGGTCGGAACCCGAGTATCGACGACGCTCGTGTCCTCCGTGAACAGGGGAGCAGCGGAACGATCGAATGTCTCCTGTCTGGCAACTCTCCACTTCTCACTCTCACCGAGTACGGGGCGACGATACGGACGGTGGAAGTCGAACGAGGGGGCGCGACGTTGGTCGCGGAAGTCGCGCCGGAGGCGGATACGCGGGGCATCATCGAAGGTCTCCGACGGGAGTTCCCCGCGACCGAATTTCGATCCAAACAGTCGACAGATCGTTCGAGAGGGAACGTCGGGACTGCCGAGAACCTCGACGACCGACTGACCGACCGCCAGTGGGAAATCCTCGAAGTGGCGTATCACGCGGGATACTTCAACTCCCCGCGAGACGTCACGGGCGAAGAGTTGGCCGCGACGCTGGGAATCTCGTCGGCGACGTTCTATCAACACATCCGGAAGGGAACCCGAAAGGTCCTGGCGGAACTCGTCACGGGAAGCGATGCATCGCCCTAG
- a CDS encoding CPBP family intramembrane glutamic endopeptidase, whose amino-acid sequence MAVRRRRIVLAILSFGVILAFRPILRPVFVVLGLGSFGPEGRLLVRVVVELIVVCSFTYLVGRFLDRRRFADFGFHLSRSWWLDLGFGLVLGVALMTAIFFAEVAFGWVRVVGYLRTAPNVSFVGAFLLSMLLFVFVGISEELLIRGYLLTNLAEGFRWFRWVSADAAVAAATLCSSVVFGVLHVFNPNATLTSTLVAVLAGVMLASGYVLTGELGISIGLHISWNFFQTSVYGFSVSGLRLPVTLVATRQVGPRVVTGGPFGPEAGLVGVAAICLGVAAIVWWVRLRGTDGAISSVSTPELR is encoded by the coding sequence GTGGCGGTTCGTCGTCGCCGAATCGTCCTCGCCATCCTCTCGTTCGGGGTGATACTCGCGTTCAGGCCGATCCTCCGCCCCGTATTCGTCGTATTGGGACTCGGATCGTTCGGGCCCGAAGGGCGGTTGTTGGTCCGGGTCGTCGTCGAACTGATCGTGGTGTGTTCGTTCACGTACCTGGTCGGGCGGTTTCTCGACCGCCGCCGGTTCGCCGACTTCGGGTTTCATCTCTCGCGGTCGTGGTGGTTGGACCTCGGGTTCGGCCTCGTCCTCGGCGTGGCGCTCATGACCGCGATATTTTTCGCCGAAGTCGCGTTCGGCTGGGTTCGAGTCGTCGGCTATCTCCGAACCGCGCCGAACGTGTCGTTCGTCGGCGCGTTCCTCCTCTCGATGCTGCTCTTCGTCTTCGTCGGAATCAGCGAGGAGTTGCTGATACGCGGCTACCTGCTCACGAACCTCGCCGAGGGGTTCCGCTGGTTTCGATGGGTATCCGCGGACGCGGCGGTTGCGGCCGCGACGCTCTGTTCGTCGGTGGTGTTCGGCGTCCTGCACGTCTTCAATCCGAACGCGACGCTCACGAGTACGCTCGTCGCCGTCCTCGCCGGTGTCATGCTCGCGTCCGGGTACGTGCTCACCGGCGAGTTGGGTATCTCCATCGGGTTGCACATCTCGTGGAACTTCTTCCAGACGAGCGTGTACGGGTTTTCGGTGAGCGGCCTTCGACTCCCGGTGACGCTCGTCGCCACTCGGCAGGTCGGTCCGCGCGTCGTCACCGGCGGACCGTTCGGTCCGGAGGCGGGCCTCGTCGGCGTCGCCGCGATCTGTCTCGGCGTGGCGGCCATCGTCTGGTGGGTTCGGTTACGCGGGACGGACGGGGCGATTTCGTCCGTCTCGACCCCCGAACTCCGCTGA
- a CDS encoding TetR/AcrR family transcriptional regulator, whose amino-acid sequence MNEQRGTEQRIREAAFRALAKHGYADLSIKIIGEELGQSPSLIYHYFEDKDELLLSLLDVFSEKFVEKQLRERTGDPEADLRSVVDTFLDPTRPESESVVISSSGDEPAVSSVFIELWAQAARNDAYREKLTEIDTELRDILVRILDSGIEDGTFRDVDTETTAEHILALLLHGMHTRTTTNRGGVPDTMRN is encoded by the coding sequence ATGAACGAGCAGCGAGGAACGGAACAACGAATCAGGGAGGCCGCGTTTCGGGCGCTTGCGAAGCACGGATACGCGGACCTCTCGATCAAGATCATCGGCGAGGAGTTGGGACAGAGTCCGTCGCTCATCTACCACTACTTCGAGGACAAAGACGAGTTGCTCCTCTCACTGCTGGACGTGTTTTCGGAGAAGTTCGTCGAGAAGCAACTTCGGGAACGGACGGGCGACCCCGAAGCGGACCTCCGCTCCGTCGTCGATACGTTTCTCGACCCGACGCGACCGGAATCGGAGTCGGTCGTGATATCGTCGTCGGGGGACGAACCGGCAGTGTCGTCGGTTTTCATCGAACTGTGGGCACAGGCGGCACGGAACGACGCGTATCGGGAGAAACTCACGGAGATAGATACCGAGTTACGGGACATACTCGTCCGAATTCTCGATTCGGGCATCGAGGACGGCACCTTCCGCGATGTGGATACGGAAACGACGGCGGAACACATCCTCGCCCTCCTCCTCCACGGGATGCACACCCGGACGACGACGAACAGGGGCGGTGTGCCGGACACGATGCGGAACTGA
- the dpsA gene encoding DNA starvation/stationary phase protection protein DpsA, translating to MSVQEEVRQKAGTVEENPLRLEEAKAEQIIDALNTDLADAYVLYHQLHKHHWNVEGAEHHDIHLFLQEAYEEVEEAADAVAERVQAIGGVPHASMAALSAAATVEPEDEDVYDIRTSFRHDLGMYGDIIESYRDHIELANGLGDYATEEMLREQLVELEEYAHTIAHYLEDDTLVLESATH from the coding sequence ATGAGTGTTCAAGAGGAAGTCCGGCAGAAGGCCGGTACGGTCGAGGAGAACCCGCTTCGCCTCGAAGAGGCGAAGGCAGAACAGATCATCGACGCGTTGAACACGGACCTCGCGGACGCGTACGTGCTCTACCATCAGCTACACAAGCACCACTGGAACGTCGAAGGGGCCGAACACCACGACATCCACCTCTTCCTTCAGGAAGCGTACGAGGAAGTCGAGGAGGCCGCGGATGCGGTCGCGGAGCGCGTCCAGGCGATCGGTGGCGTCCCGCACGCCAGCATGGCGGCGCTCTCGGCGGCCGCGACGGTCGAACCCGAGGACGAGGACGTGTACGACATCCGAACCTCGTTCCGCCACGACCTCGGAATGTACGGTGACATCATCGAGAGCTACCGCGACCACATCGAGCTCGCCAACGGTCTCGGCGACTACGCGACCGAAGAAATGCTTCGGGAACAACTGGTGGAGCTAGAGGAGTACGCACACACCATCGCCCACTACCTCGAAGACGACACGCTCGTCCTCGAATCCGCGACGCACTGA
- a CDS encoding universal stress protein encodes MAQRILVPIDGSPLSSKALEVALSDYPDTTVTALYVMDPIGSGFNIVEVMRPKFTDGAPPGSVSMEYWNEWYESAHEKADDLFDAAQELADEFDVTLATAVEFGDPKHVIVEYAEEHDMDRIVLGSHGRSGATRLVLGSVAETVTRRASVPVLIVK; translated from the coding sequence ATGGCACAACGAATCCTCGTCCCGATAGACGGTTCCCCGCTGTCCTCGAAAGCGCTCGAAGTCGCTCTTTCGGACTATCCGGATACCACGGTCACGGCGTTGTACGTCATGGACCCCATCGGGTCCGGGTTCAACATCGTCGAGGTCATGCGACCGAAGTTCACGGACGGTGCCCCGCCGGGGTCCGTTTCGATGGAGTACTGGAACGAGTGGTACGAATCCGCCCACGAGAAAGCCGACGACCTGTTCGACGCGGCACAGGAACTCGCGGACGAGTTCGACGTCACGCTGGCGACCGCCGTCGAATTCGGCGACCCGAAACACGTCATCGTCGAATACGCGGAGGAACACGACATGGACCGCATCGTCCTCGGAAGCCACGGTCGGTCCGGTGCGACCCGTCTCGTACTCGGGAGCGTCGCCGAGACGGTCACGCGCCGGGCATCGGTTCCGGTCTTGATCGTCAAGTGA
- a CDS encoding cation-transporting P-type ATPase, which translates to MNAVELSEEGPTEWYSEPLERVFERLDSDEEGLTDDEATDRRAEFGPNELEQEAGVSPYRLFLSQFQDFLIYLLIFAALLSVAVGVLPGTAPKYEEAALILLILLANGLFGFVQDYRAEMSIKSLQELSTPNATVLRNGETVTVDAADVVPGDIVVIEQGSVIPADARLVDATAMETNEAALTGESTSVTKVSGTVDADAPLAERDNMVFMSTTAIKGRGRAVVVATGMDTEVGDIATEIQEAEPRETPFQKEVDELGKRIGFGIVALILVIAATQFVFTAAGWLSILLTGITLAVAAVPEGLPAVVTLTLALGSRKILDRDALVRRLPVVESLGSVEVIVSDKTGTLTENQMTVKRVYFDGAAYDVTGSGLSTDGEFRRDGERANPEELTPLLSCGAYCNDAERTPNSADDEYYGDPTEVALLVAAAKSNVAPAHERLREIPFSSERKRMTVVARESLSVLSRGDSVGVDSDLTAYMKGAPEVVLERCDRFLEDGEVRELTDAKREEILERNRTFASNALRVLGFAARSVDNTEADPEDIERNMVFLGLQGMIDPPRDEVPEAIEDCQHAGIRVVMATGDNLDTAKAIGRNIGFDSETAMVGADVEALSDDELRDVVENVDVFARVSPQHKVRILRALQGNGHTVAMTGDGVNDAPALRNADVGISMGIRGTDVAQQASDMVLLDDNFVTIRDAVAEGRAIFDNIRKFVNLLLSANAGEVLTVFFGVFVGTLLFPDLFAAEADPLILTPVMLLWINIVTDGLPALALGTDPKAPNILDRPPRNDGQGVIDRRMVFSIISIGLTMTVIGLGVFFYGLAAVRELVTAQTLLFTFIVTVEMVVIQVIRSRYNQSPFSNPWLIAAVAVSFGLQLLVLYTPLNALFDVFPVSAAHWVWIALGTVAFVIVTTVVERTLG; encoded by the coding sequence ATGAACGCCGTTGAACTCTCGGAAGAAGGACCGACCGAGTGGTATAGCGAACCGCTCGAACGCGTCTTCGAGCGACTGGATTCGGACGAGGAGGGGTTGACCGACGACGAAGCAACGGACCGGCGAGCGGAGTTCGGACCGAACGAACTGGAGCAGGAGGCCGGGGTTTCACCATACAGACTGTTTCTCTCCCAATTTCAGGATTTCCTCATCTACCTGCTGATATTCGCCGCCCTCCTCTCGGTCGCGGTCGGGGTGCTCCCCGGGACGGCCCCAAAATACGAGGAGGCGGCCCTGATACTGCTTATCCTGCTGGCGAACGGTCTCTTCGGGTTCGTGCAGGATTACCGAGCCGAGATGTCCATCAAATCCCTGCAGGAACTCTCAACGCCGAACGCGACCGTGCTCCGAAACGGGGAGACCGTCACCGTCGACGCCGCGGACGTCGTTCCCGGCGACATCGTCGTCATCGAGCAGGGGTCAGTGATTCCGGCGGACGCGCGCCTCGTGGACGCGACGGCGATGGAGACGAACGAGGCCGCCCTCACCGGCGAGAGCACGTCCGTCACGAAGGTATCGGGAACCGTCGACGCGGACGCGCCGTTGGCCGAGCGGGACAACATGGTATTCATGAGCACGACCGCGATCAAAGGCCGGGGACGGGCCGTCGTCGTGGCCACGGGGATGGACACCGAAGTGGGCGATATCGCGACCGAGATTCAGGAGGCCGAACCGCGGGAAACACCGTTCCAGAAGGAGGTGGACGAACTCGGAAAACGGATCGGGTTCGGTATCGTCGCGTTGATTCTCGTGATCGCGGCCACCCAATTCGTGTTCACTGCCGCGGGGTGGCTCTCGATACTGCTGACCGGAATCACGCTGGCAGTCGCGGCGGTCCCCGAGGGGTTACCGGCGGTCGTGACGTTGACGCTGGCGCTGGGGTCGAGAAAGATACTCGACCGCGACGCGCTGGTCCGGCGACTCCCGGTGGTCGAAAGTCTCGGCTCCGTCGAGGTCATCGTGAGCGACAAGACGGGGACGCTCACCGAGAACCAGATGACGGTCAAGCGGGTGTACTTCGACGGCGCTGCCTACGACGTCACCGGGTCGGGCCTTTCGACGGACGGCGAGTTTCGACGCGACGGTGAACGTGCGAATCCCGAAGAACTCACGCCCCTCCTTTCCTGCGGGGCGTACTGTAACGACGCCGAACGAACGCCGAACTCCGCGGACGACGAGTATTACGGCGACCCGACCGAGGTCGCCCTTCTGGTTGCCGCCGCGAAGTCGAACGTCGCTCCCGCTCACGAGCGTCTCCGTGAAATCCCGTTCTCCTCCGAACGAAAGCGGATGACCGTCGTCGCCCGGGAATCACTTTCCGTCCTTTCGCGCGGCGACTCCGTCGGCGTCGATTCGGACCTGACCGCCTACATGAAAGGGGCACCCGAGGTGGTTCTGGAACGCTGTGATCGATTCCTCGAAGACGGGGAAGTTCGGGAACTCACGGACGCGAAACGGGAGGAAATCCTCGAACGGAACCGGACGTTCGCTTCGAACGCGCTCCGAGTGCTCGGCTTCGCCGCTCGCTCGGTCGATAACACCGAGGCGGACCCGGAGGACATCGAACGAAACATGGTGTTTCTCGGTCTCCAAGGGATGATCGACCCACCTCGGGACGAAGTCCCGGAAGCAATAGAGGACTGTCAGCACGCAGGAATACGGGTCGTCATGGCGACGGGCGACAACCTCGACACGGCGAAAGCCATCGGTCGGAACATCGGGTTCGATTCGGAGACGGCGATGGTCGGCGCGGACGTCGAAGCCCTTTCCGACGACGAACTGCGCGATGTCGTCGAGAACGTGGACGTCTTCGCTCGCGTATCGCCGCAGCACAAAGTCCGAATCCTTCGGGCCCTTCAGGGGAACGGACACACCGTCGCCATGACGGGTGACGGGGTCAACGACGCACCGGCGCTCCGGAACGCCGACGTCGGCATCTCGATGGGCATCCGTGGCACCGACGTCGCCCAACAGGCGTCGGACATGGTGTTACTGGACGACAACTTCGTCACCATCCGCGACGCCGTCGCCGAGGGGCGTGCCATCTTCGACAACATTCGAAAGTTCGTGAACCTGTTGTTGTCCGCGAACGCCGGTGAGGTCCTCACCGTCTTCTTCGGCGTCTTCGTCGGCACGCTCCTCTTTCCGGACCTGTTCGCGGCCGAAGCCGATCCGCTCATCCTGACGCCGGTCATGCTGCTCTGGATCAACATCGTGACCGACGGCCTCCCGGCGCTCGCCCTCGGAACCGACCCCAAAGCGCCCAACATCCTCGACAGACCCCCGCGAAACGACGGGCAGGGTGTCATCGACCGTCGCATGGTGTTCTCCATCATCTCGATCGGTCTCACGATGACGGTCATCGGGTTGGGTGTCTTCTTCTACGGATTGGCGGCCGTCCGCGAACTCGTCACGGCACAGACCCTGCTGTTCACGTTCATCGTCACCGTCGAGATGGTCGTCATCCAGGTCATCCGGTCCCGATACAACCAATCCCCGTTCTCGAATCCGTGGCTGATCGCCGCCGTCGCCGTGTCGTTCGGTCTTCAACTGCTCGTGCTCTACACGCCGCTGAACGCCCTGTTCGACGTGTTTCCGGTCTCTGCCGCTCACTGGGTCTGGATCGCACTCGGCACCGTCGCGTTCGTCATCGTCACGACGGTCGTCGAACGAACGCTCGGATGA